A stretch of the Sulfurimonas sp. HSL-1656 genome encodes the following:
- a CDS encoding TIGR04219 family outer membrane beta-barrel protein, with translation MMSMKLKTAAALVAALFSLNASADFVRAEAGIGAFNAAPGGSFEDKSGSPSFDLKDDLGIDTENDLYVWAYVKHPVPVIPNVRLEYLNLTHNPDGSSAFNVSELDGILYYNILDDTFFVTVDIGLDIKYVTSDSKGFDDSETLALAYARARVEPLDSLGLETLVKVTNYQDNKGYDFRIKADYTMTSLPVIQPGLEIGYRIHKVQYAIGDFINKGEYTGVYGGLMLRF, from the coding sequence ATGATGTCTATGAAACTGAAAACGGCGGCGGCACTGGTCGCGGCACTTTTCTCTCTGAACGCGTCGGCGGATTTTGTGCGTGCCGAAGCCGGTATCGGTGCTTTCAATGCTGCCCCGGGCGGGTCCTTTGAAGACAAAAGCGGTTCTCCCAGCTTTGATCTGAAAGATGACCTTGGTATCGATACGGAGAACGACCTCTACGTCTGGGCCTACGTCAAGCACCCGGTACCGGTCATCCCGAATGTCCGCCTGGAGTACCTGAACCTGACCCACAACCCGGACGGGAGCAGCGCGTTCAACGTCAGTGAACTTGACGGGATCCTCTACTACAACATTCTGGACGATACCTTCTTCGTCACCGTCGACATCGGGCTCGACATCAAATACGTGACTTCAGACAGCAAAGGCTTCGATGATTCCGAGACCCTGGCGCTTGCCTATGCCCGCGCACGGGTGGAGCCGCTCGATTCACTTGGCCTGGAGACCCTGGTCAAGGTGACGAACTACCAGGACAACAAAGGGTACGATTTCCGTATCAAGGCGGACTATACGATGACGTCCCTCCCCGTTATCCAGCCGGGTCTGGAGATCGGTTACCGCATCCACAAGGTGCAGTACGCGATCGGTGATTTCATCAACAAGGGTGAATATACCGGCGTCTACGGCGGCCTGATGCTGCGCTTCTAA
- the tsaD gene encoding tRNA (adenosine(37)-N6)-threonylcarbamoyltransferase complex transferase subunit TsaD has translation MILSIESSCDDSSIAITEIATKKLVYHKKISQELEHAVYGGVVPELASRLHAEALPKILEECKGWFGQLKAVAVTNAPGLSVTLVEGVTMAKALSLTLDIPLIGVNHLKGHIYSLFIGKETRFPLTVLLVSGGHTQVIEVGSLERMETVMRTMDDSFGESFDKVAKMMGLGYPGGPVIEKLALGGDRERYPFPIPLQKRGEMAFSYSGLKNAVRLAVEEGSEADYPDIAASFEHIATEHLFRKLRKYFKTRPPKRFAIVGGASANRYLRGRIEELLSPYGAELLLAELQYCSDNAAMIGRIAVDLYEAGAFTSIAELHSAPKSDF, from the coding sequence TTGATTTTATCAATAGAAAGCAGCTGCGACGACAGTTCTATCGCGATCACCGAGATAGCGACAAAGAAACTCGTCTACCATAAGAAGATCTCCCAGGAGCTGGAGCATGCCGTCTACGGCGGGGTCGTGCCGGAGCTGGCGTCAAGGCTGCACGCCGAGGCGCTGCCGAAGATCCTGGAGGAGTGCAAGGGGTGGTTCGGGCAGCTCAAGGCCGTTGCCGTCACGAACGCACCGGGGCTCTCCGTCACCCTGGTCGAGGGGGTCACGATGGCCAAGGCACTCAGCCTGACGCTGGACATTCCGCTTATCGGCGTCAACCACCTCAAGGGGCATATCTATTCGCTCTTTATCGGGAAAGAGACACGGTTCCCGCTGACGGTGCTGCTCGTCTCCGGTGGGCATACCCAGGTGATCGAGGTGGGGAGCCTGGAGCGGATGGAAACGGTGATGCGGACCATGGACGACAGCTTCGGGGAGAGCTTCGACAAGGTCGCGAAGATGATGGGGCTGGGCTACCCCGGCGGGCCGGTCATCGAGAAGCTGGCCCTGGGGGGTGACCGGGAGCGCTACCCCTTCCCCATCCCGCTGCAGAAGCGGGGGGAGATGGCGTTCAGCTACTCGGGGCTCAAAAACGCCGTCCGTCTGGCCGTCGAGGAGGGCAGCGAAGCGGATTACCCCGACATCGCGGCCTCGTTCGAGCACATCGCGACCGAGCACCTCTTTCGAAAGTTACGAAAATATTTCAAAACCCGGCCGCCCAAACGCTTTGCGATCGTCGGGGGCGCCAGCGCCAACCGCTACCTGCGCGGGCGCATCGAGGAGCTGTTGTCACCTTACGGCGCCGAACTGCTGTTGGCGGAACTGCAGTACTGCTCGGATAATGCGGCGATGATCGGGCGGATCGCCGTCGACCTTTACGAAGCAGGGGCATTCACCTCTATCGCCGAGCTCCATAGCGCACCCAAATCTGATTTTTAA
- the tpx gene encoding thiol peroxidase, with translation MATTMLKGNTVNLAGNEVNVGDKAPEVTVVNSNGLADKVVGGASGKKQLIVVVPSLDTPVCATETRNFNKQAAELGDIDLTIVSMDLPFAGGRFCSTEGIENLTVASDFRNKDFANAYGVLIADGPLAGVTCRAIFAVDADGIVTYKEIVPEITEEPNYDSALAAVK, from the coding sequence ATGGCAACTACAATGCTCAAAGGTAACACAGTTAACCTCGCAGGTAACGAAGTAAACGTTGGTGATAAAGCACCGGAAGTTACAGTCGTAAACTCTAACGGTCTGGCAGACAAAGTTGTCGGCGGCGCGTCTGGCAAAAAACAGCTGATCGTTGTTGTCCCGTCCCTCGACACACCGGTTTGTGCTACAGAAACTCGTAACTTCAACAAGCAGGCTGCTGAGCTCGGCGATATCGATCTGACTATCGTTTCCATGGACCTTCCGTTCGCAGGCGGACGCTTCTGTTCTACAGAAGGTATCGAAAACCTGACAGTCGCTTCCGACTTCCGTAACAAAGATTTCGCGAACGCTTACGGTGTTCTGATCGCTGACGGCCCGCTGGCAGGCGTTACTTGCCGTGCTATCTTTGCAGTTGACGCTGACGGTATCGTTACTTACAAAGAGATCGTACCGGAAATCACTGAAGAGCCGAACTACGACTCTGCACTCGCAGCCGTTAAATAA
- a CDS encoding TIGR04219 family outer membrane beta-barrel protein has product MKLWFKIVALTALSAVPVLSDILRVEAGGGAWMQTPKGTIAYETSTDSGSSTNREDQTQRGYAWLYVKHPVPVLPNLRLEYCNISTDGDVTVTLGSLIPVTTSSTSSFDTNEYDAVLYYNLLDNTFWTTLDLGVDIKALDYRFDVAPTNDLIAYGGYSKSGTLVLPLLYARARFEIPGTGLGIEGLGSYVSYQKSHVYDARVKADWTMTFVPGIQPGVEAGYRIQKITINVDDKAIDGDIDFSGLYVGAFLRF; this is encoded by the coding sequence ATGAAATTATGGTTTAAAATCGTTGCCTTGACGGCACTCTCCGCCGTGCCGGTCCTGTCCGATATTTTAAGAGTGGAAGCGGGCGGCGGCGCGTGGATGCAGACGCCGAAGGGTACCATCGCCTATGAGACATCGACGGATTCGGGCAGCAGTACGAACCGCGAGGATCAGACCCAGCGCGGGTATGCCTGGCTCTATGTCAAACACCCCGTACCGGTACTGCCGAACCTGCGGCTGGAGTACTGTAACATCAGTACGGACGGTGATGTAACGGTTACACTGGGCTCGCTGATCCCTGTGACGACATCAAGCACCAGCAGCTTCGATACAAACGAATACGACGCCGTCCTCTACTATAATCTTCTGGACAACACGTTCTGGACGACCCTGGATCTCGGCGTGGACATCAAAGCGCTCGATTACCGGTTTGACGTCGCCCCGACGAACGACCTGATCGCGTACGGCGGTTACAGCAAAAGCGGTACCCTGGTCCTGCCGCTTCTCTATGCGAGGGCTCGGTTTGAAATCCCCGGGACGGGGCTTGGCATCGAAGGGCTCGGCAGCTACGTCTCCTATCAGAAGTCGCACGTGTATGACGCCCGCGTCAAGGCCGACTGGACGATGACGTTCGTGCCGGGCATCCAGCCGGGTGTCGAGGCGGGTTACCGGATCCAGAAGATCACGATCAACGTTGACGACAAAGCGATCGACGGCGATATCGACTTCAGCGGCCTCTACGTTGGCGCATTCCTGCGTTTCTGA
- a CDS encoding UDP-N-acetylmuramate dehydrogenase, translated as MPYKSIDLSKLSSIRIGPVADVYMIEGDDYPDGAYLIGGANNVLFGTDLPPLMKLSKTYDFIRIVDGVLHIGAATPGGKIVSFCKKHDIAHFEFLSHLPGTLGGMLKMNAGLKEYEIFNRLIALRTKSGWHAKAKVPHGYRTTGIDEVVFEATFEIEPGFDPSKIELFKQMRANQPTDPSAGSAFKNPPGDYAGRLIESVGLKGYRIGDMAFSTMHANFLVNLGRGTFEEAVALLELAQQRVQEATGILLEREVIVIDRRWL; from the coding sequence ATGCCCTACAAATCGATTGATCTCTCAAAACTGAGTTCCATCCGTATCGGGCCCGTCGCCGACGTCTACATGATCGAGGGCGACGACTACCCCGACGGTGCCTACCTGATCGGGGGCGCCAACAACGTGCTCTTCGGCACCGACCTCCCCCCGCTGATGAAGCTCTCCAAGACCTACGACTTCATCCGCATCGTAGACGGTGTTCTGCATATCGGGGCCGCAACCCCCGGCGGCAAGATCGTCTCTTTTTGCAAGAAACATGACATCGCCCATTTTGAATTCCTCTCCCACCTTCCGGGCACCCTCGGCGGCATGCTGAAGATGAACGCCGGGCTGAAGGAGTATGAGATCTTCAACCGCCTCATCGCCCTGCGTACAAAGAGCGGCTGGCACGCCAAGGCGAAAGTTCCCCACGGCTACCGCACCACGGGGATCGACGAGGTCGTTTTCGAAGCGACTTTCGAGATCGAACCGGGGTTCGACCCCTCAAAGATCGAACTGTTCAAACAGATGCGGGCCAATCAGCCCACCGACCCCAGCGCCGGCAGCGCTTTCAAAAACCCGCCGGGGGATTATGCCGGGAGGCTGATCGAATCCGTCGGTCTCAAGGGGTACCGCATCGGCGATATGGCCTTCAGCACCATGCATGCTAATTTTCTGGTCAATCTGGGGAGGGGGACGTTTGAGGAAGCCGTGGCGCTGCTGGAACTGGCGCAGCAGCGCGTGCAGGAGGCCACCGGCATCCTGCTGGAGCGGGAAGTGATTGTTATCGACCGGCGCTGGCTTTAG
- the recA gene encoding recombinase RecA, which produces MDANKQKSLELALKQIDKAFGKGTLMRLGDKEIEPINAISTGSIGLDLALGINGVPEGRVVEIYGPESSGKTTLALQITAESQKRGGVCAFIDAEHALDVGYAKNLGVDVENLLVSQPDYGEQALDIVETIARSGAVDLIVVDSVAALTPKVEIEGEMNDQQVGVQARLMSKALRKITGVLHKMNTTIIFINQIRMKIGTMGYGSPETTTGGNALKFYASVRIDVRKIATLKQGESQIGNRVKAKVIKNKVAPPFRQAEFDIMFGEGISKEGELVDYGVKLDIIDKSGAWFSYEDVKLGQGRENVKQKFKEEPALAIEIENKIRHAMGMSNIMQMDENEMNEVDE; this is translated from the coding sequence ATGGACGCAAACAAGCAAAAATCACTCGAACTGGCGCTGAAACAGATTGACAAGGCATTCGGGAAGGGGACGCTGATGCGTCTGGGGGACAAGGAGATCGAGCCGATCAATGCGATCAGTACCGGCTCCATCGGCCTCGACCTGGCCCTGGGCATCAACGGGGTGCCGGAGGGGCGGGTCGTCGAGATCTACGGACCGGAGAGCTCGGGGAAAACGACACTGGCCCTCCAGATCACGGCCGAATCGCAGAAGAGAGGGGGCGTGTGCGCCTTTATCGACGCCGAGCACGCCCTGGACGTCGGCTATGCGAAAAACCTCGGTGTCGACGTCGAGAACCTGCTCGTCTCCCAGCCCGATTACGGTGAGCAGGCACTCGACATCGTCGAGACGATCGCCCGCTCCGGCGCGGTTGACCTGATCGTCGTCGACTCGGTCGCGGCACTGACCCCGAAAGTGGAAATCGAGGGGGAGATGAACGACCAGCAGGTCGGTGTCCAGGCCCGCCTGATGTCCAAGGCGCTGCGAAAGATCACCGGGGTACTGCACAAGATGAACACGACGATCATCTTCATCAACCAGATCCGGATGAAAATCGGTACGATGGGGTACGGTTCACCGGAGACGACGACGGGGGGGAACGCGCTGAAATTCTACGCCTCCGTCCGCATCGACGTCCGTAAAATCGCGACGCTGAAACAGGGCGAGAGCCAGATCGGGAACCGCGTCAAAGCGAAGGTCATCAAGAACAAAGTGGCCCCGCCGTTCCGCCAGGCGGAGTTCGATATCATGTTCGGCGAGGGGATCTCCAAAGAGGGTGAATTGGTGGATTATGGGGTAAAACTTGATATAATTGATAAGAGCGGAGCGTGGTTCAGCTACGAAGATGTCAAACTGGGTCAGGGGCGTGAAAACGTCAAGCAAAAGTTTAAAGAGGAACCGGCGCTCGCCATTGAAATCGAGAACAAAATACGGCACGCTATGGGCATGAGCAATATCATGCAGATGGACGAAAACGAAATGAATGAGGTAGATGAATGA
- a CDS encoding phosphatidate cytidylyltransferase, giving the protein MKMAATETTKRVVTGAALIGAVVLLGWIDNFILMWAVLGGVYLLAFYEAANLYGLHHNASFAFAAMLWLLAAVYPYADDLFVLMGVAFAAYAAYKPRTDWRLFLPFAYPTAGMLFFLTLYKDYGLVAMAWLIVVVAAADIGAYVVGKSIGKTKFSETSPNKTLEGVIGGVVIATVAGVFVGLRVVNLEVAIAVSLATAVSAVFGDLYESYLKRKAGVKDSGNVLPGHGGVLDRIDGYLFGAVVMVILLRGLV; this is encoded by the coding sequence ATGAAAATGGCAGCAACGGAGACGACAAAAAGGGTAGTAACGGGAGCCGCACTGATCGGGGCGGTTGTCCTGCTGGGCTGGATTGACAACTTCATCCTGATGTGGGCGGTCCTCGGCGGCGTCTACCTGCTCGCCTTCTACGAGGCGGCCAACCTCTACGGCCTGCACCATAACGCCTCTTTCGCCTTTGCGGCGATGCTCTGGCTCCTGGCCGCCGTCTACCCTTACGCGGACGACCTCTTCGTGTTGATGGGCGTTGCCTTCGCCGCCTATGCCGCCTACAAACCCCGTACCGACTGGCGTCTCTTCCTCCCCTTTGCGTACCCGACGGCGGGGATGCTCTTCTTCCTGACCCTCTATAAAGACTACGGCCTGGTGGCAATGGCATGGCTGATCGTCGTCGTCGCCGCGGCCGACATCGGGGCCTACGTGGTCGGCAAAAGCATCGGCAAGACGAAGTTCTCCGAAACGAGTCCGAACAAGACGCTCGAAGGCGTCATCGGCGGGGTCGTCATCGCTACCGTTGCCGGGGTTTTCGTGGGGCTGCGCGTCGTGAATCTTGAGGTCGCTATTGCCGTGTCGCTGGCGACGGCGGTCAGTGCCGTGTTCGGCGACCTCTACGAGAGCTACCTCAAGCGCAAGGCCGGCGTCAAAGACAGCGGCAACGTCCTGCCGGGCCACGGCGGGGTACTCGACCGTATCGACGGCTACCTCTTCGGGGCCGTCGTGATGGTGATTTTGCTGCGGGGCCTCGTCTAG
- a CDS encoding alpha/beta hydrolase, with product MSKKVLLLHGWGGSDYPHWQSWLAGELAKNYGTVSFPLLDHPHFPSKNRWMRQVKALLEAFKPDVVICHSLANTLWFHLCHEGEIAPVENLFLIAPPRLDCEIETIKSFFPVTPPANLFAENVQLVTSTTDPYMTPEEAQALQRALNVPMTVLQDAGHINADSAYGEWPWILERVRECI from the coding sequence ATGAGCAAAAAGGTCCTTCTGCTGCACGGCTGGGGCGGCAGCGACTACCCGCACTGGCAGAGCTGGCTGGCGGGAGAGCTGGCCAAAAATTACGGCACCGTGAGCTTCCCGCTGCTCGACCATCCCCACTTCCCCTCCAAGAACCGCTGGATGCGTCAGGTGAAAGCGTTGCTGGAGGCGTTCAAACCCGACGTCGTCATCTGTCACTCCCTGGCGAACACCCTCTGGTTTCATCTCTGCCATGAGGGGGAGATCGCACCGGTAGAAAACCTCTTTCTCATCGCCCCGCCGCGGCTTGACTGCGAGATCGAGACGATCAAGAGCTTCTTCCCGGTCACGCCGCCTGCAAACCTCTTTGCCGAAAACGTGCAGCTGGTGACGTCGACGACGGACCCCTATATGACGCCGGAGGAGGCGCAGGCCCTGCAGCGCGCACTGAATGTCCCCATGACGGTACTGCAAGACGCCGGCCATATCAACGCCGACAGCGCTTACGGCGAATGGCCATGGATCCTGGAACGAGTCAGGGAGTGTATATAG
- the dxr gene encoding 1-deoxy-D-xylulose-5-phosphate reductoisomerase, with protein MIILGSTGSIGVNALAIAERFSLNVEALVAGNSIDRLNRQIEKHRPNWVVIANEADIPRVNHPNVLSGEEAILRVIEEADSEFVVNALVGFLGLRPTLKALERGKKVALANKESLVAAGAFIDTSRIHPIDSEHFGLWYLLNDSRPVKKMTITASGGAFRDWPLEKLSTATLEDALKHPNWSMGQKITIDSASMMNKLFELLEARWLFGELDYDAIIETRSLIHAFVDFADGSTTAHIAGANMQLPIAYALMGKVEEQILEPVDLLKVGGLEFREITQERYPVWQIKEALLREPQRGAVVNAANEAAIAQFIAGKIGFLDISRRVVDAFEHFDRVPGSVEEVFAIDEEVRAYVGAMS; from the coding sequence GTGATTATTCTCGGTTCGACCGGCTCCATCGGTGTCAACGCCCTGGCGATTGCCGAGCGCTTTTCGCTCAACGTCGAGGCCCTCGTTGCCGGCAACAGTATCGACCGGCTCAACCGGCAGATCGAGAAGCACCGCCCCAATTGGGTCGTCATCGCGAACGAAGCGGATATCCCCAGGGTCAACCACCCCAACGTCCTGAGCGGCGAGGAGGCGATCCTGCGGGTGATCGAGGAGGCGGATTCCGAGTTCGTCGTCAATGCCCTGGTGGGCTTCCTGGGGCTTCGCCCGACCCTCAAGGCGCTCGAGCGCGGCAAAAAGGTCGCCCTGGCGAACAAAGAGTCCCTGGTAGCGGCGGGGGCCTTTATTGATACCTCCCGCATCCATCCCATCGACAGCGAGCATTTCGGGCTCTGGTACCTTCTCAATGACAGCCGCCCGGTGAAAAAGATGACCATTACCGCCAGCGGCGGGGCGTTCCGGGACTGGCCGCTTGAGAAGCTCTCAACGGCGACGCTGGAAGACGCCCTCAAGCACCCCAACTGGTCCATGGGGCAGAAGATCACCATCGACAGCGCCTCAATGATGAACAAGCTCTTCGAACTGCTCGAAGCGCGCTGGCTCTTCGGGGAGCTCGATTACGACGCCATCATAGAGACCCGTTCGCTCATCCACGCCTTTGTCGACTTCGCCGACGGTTCGACGACGGCGCACATTGCCGGGGCGAACATGCAGCTGCCGATCGCCTACGCCCTGATGGGCAAGGTCGAGGAGCAGATCCTTGAGCCCGTGGACCTGCTGAAAGTCGGCGGCCTGGAGTTCCGCGAGATCACGCAGGAGCGCTACCCGGTCTGGCAGATCAAGGAGGCGCTGCTGCGCGAACCGCAGCGCGGGGCTGTCGTCAATGCCGCCAACGAGGCGGCCATCGCGCAGTTCATTGCCGGGAAGATCGGTTTTCTTGACATCTCCCGCCGGGTCGTCGATGCCTTTGAGCATTTTGACCGGGTTCCGGGGAGCGTCGAGGAGGTCTTTGCCATCGACGAAGAGGTACGCGCCTACGTGGGGGCAATGTCATGA
- a CDS encoding MqnA/MqnD/SBP family protein — protein MKKMLIAHSPDADDIFMYYAVKFGWVTQPDVAFDNIPLDIETLNVEALAGTYDITAISFALYPHIRDEYALLRTAVSFGEGYGPKLIKRKGEKLKRRFKVALSGRYTTNAMLFRIAYPDARIVYMNFLEIEDAVKNGTVDAGVLIHESILTFDDTLEVERELWDVWQALAGPDLPLPLGGMAIRRSLPLTSAIAYEQTLTDAVRVARERKSELCELLLENNLVRIDAPTLDRYLELYANDDSVELSPLQYQAIDKLYELGFKHGFYDAPIRAEEYTIPREYLDFRHS, from the coding sequence ATGAAAAAAATGCTGATTGCCCATTCCCCGGATGCCGACGACATCTTCATGTACTATGCCGTCAAATTCGGATGGGTAACGCAGCCCGACGTTGCCTTCGACAACATCCCCCTCGATATCGAAACCCTCAACGTCGAGGCCCTGGCGGGCACCTACGACATCACCGCCATCAGCTTCGCCCTTTACCCGCATATCCGAGACGAATATGCCCTGCTGCGGACCGCCGTCAGCTTCGGCGAGGGGTACGGCCCCAAACTGATCAAGCGCAAGGGCGAAAAACTGAAGCGCCGCTTCAAAGTTGCCCTCAGCGGCCGCTATACGACCAATGCGATGCTCTTCCGCATCGCCTACCCCGACGCGCGCATTGTCTACATGAATTTCCTCGAAATCGAGGATGCCGTCAAGAACGGCACCGTCGACGCCGGCGTGCTCATCCATGAAAGCATCCTCACCTTCGACGACACCCTCGAGGTCGAACGCGAACTGTGGGACGTCTGGCAGGCACTGGCCGGACCCGACCTGCCGCTGCCGCTGGGAGGCATGGCGATCAGGCGCTCCCTGCCGCTGACGTCGGCCATCGCATATGAACAGACGCTCACCGACGCCGTCCGCGTCGCCCGCGAACGCAAATCGGAGCTCTGCGAACTGCTGCTGGAGAACAACCTCGTGCGCATCGACGCCCCGACGCTGGACCGCTACCTGGAGCTCTATGCCAACGACGACTCCGTCGAGCTGAGCCCCCTGCAGTACCAGGCGATCGACAAACTTTACGAACTCGGTTTCAAACACGGCTTTTACGACGCGCCCATCCGGGCCGAAGAGTATACGATCCCCCGCGAGTACCTGGACTTCCGCCACAGCTGA